A genomic segment from Candidatus Korarchaeum cryptofilum OPF8 encodes:
- a CDS encoding DNA-binding protein → MILDTSSLIVRARRGERIEENITSITLVEYPPIRNYEGFRGRIYFLSIRDQLRASSLQEKLRVLGKPMGASDLLIAAVCLNKDEELVTLDEDFLVIKEIEPSFRVIIER, encoded by the coding sequence TTGATCCTAGATACATCCTCCTTGATAGTTAGAGCAAGAAGAGGGGAAAGGATAGAGGAGAATATAACCTCAATCACCTTAGTGGAGTATCCTCCGATCCGGAATTACGAGGGGTTTCGGGGAAGAATATACTTCTTGAGTATAAGAGATCAACTTAGGGCCTCCTCCCTTCAGGAGAAGTTAAGGGTCTTGGGGAAGCCTATGGGGGCATCAGATCTCCTGATCGCAGCCGTATGTCTCAATAAGGATGAGGAGCTAGTAACCTTGGATGAGGACTTCTTGGTGATAAAGGAGATCGAACCCTCCTTCAGAGTGATAATTGAACGCTAA
- a CDS encoding AbrB/MazE/SpoVT family DNA-binding domain-containing protein: protein MSVVRVHKKGIIAIPKGMRERAGIKEGMLLLIEARDGELVLRPLDLWERIWGSSKGSAEEVERELDEDERAREERLSRWRE, encoded by the coding sequence ATGAGCGTAGTCAGGGTCCACAAGAAGGGGATAATAGCAATCCCGAAGGGGATGAGGGAGAGGGCTGGGATAAAAGAGGGGATGCTCCTCCTAATCGAAGCTAGGGATGGGGAGCTTGTCCTGAGGCCCCTCGATCTGTGGGAGAGAATATGGGGCTCCAGTAAGGGAAGCGCTGAGGAGGTGGAGAGGGAACTTGATGAGGATGAGAGAGCTAGGGAGGAGAGGTTGAGCAGATGGAGAGAGTAG
- a CDS encoding PIN domain-containing protein has translation MERVVIDTYALMAMIFGELTEKAERALLDVRYRRKEGILPSTVAYEFFLQWLHGRIPFRSDSEVKGFVLGYFRVVNFKAEDYIEMAKLKYEGDRILKQSNFKDRRLSLVNASILLVSLREKAPIVSGDDDLRYVASMMGIEILW, from the coding sequence ATGGAGAGAGTAGTCATCGATACCTACGCCCTGATGGCGATGATCTTCGGGGAGCTAACTGAAAAGGCAGAGAGAGCTCTCTTGGATGTAAGATACAGAAGAAAAGAGGGAATTTTGCCATCTACAGTTGCATATGAGTTCTTTCTTCAGTGGCTCCACGGTAGAATACCATTTAGGAGCGATAGTGAGGTCAAGGGCTTCGTCCTCGGTTATTTCAGGGTGGTCAATTTCAAGGCGGAGGATTACATAGAGATGGCCAAGTTGAAATATGAGGGTGATAGAATACTTAAACAATCAAATTTCAAAGATAGGCGGTTGAGCTTGGTTAATGCCTCGATTCTCCTCGTTTCTTTGAGGGAGAAAGCCCCTATAGTGAGCGGGGATGATGATCTGAGATATGTGGCCTCTATGATGGGAATAGAGATACTGTGGTAG